From one Brachypodium distachyon strain Bd21 chromosome 4, Brachypodium_distachyon_v3.0, whole genome shotgun sequence genomic stretch:
- the LOC100839742 gene encoding uncharacterized protein LOC100839742, which yields MATMAKLGWCCFFLAVGVVAGQPPPSPSAWTPPPQSEVPSYANGQPYRASYGKPNRIFTCDDDFGKRCVAQCPDLCPKSCFMSCSYCETTCRCVYFPGTSCGDPSFTGGDGNTFYFHGRKDRDFCIVSDADLHVNAHFIGNHNPVNKRNFTWIQALGVSFGNHRLYVGARGAVLWEEEEDHIEINFDGEPITIDTANNAKWVAKDLPRLSVKRTDAVNSVDVELAGVFRISASAVPITDEDSRIHKYGKTEKDSLVHLDLRFKFFTLTDVVDGVLGQTYRPDYINRMNVTANMPIMGGAPKYLSSGLFSTDCTVSKFHRNGATGRGVALSS from the exons ATGGCAACGATGGCGAAACTCGGCTGGTGCTGCTTCTTCCTGGCGGTGGGCGTCGTCGCGGGTCAGCCTCCCCCGTCTCCCTCCGCCTGGACCCCGCCTCCCCAGTCCGAGGTCCCCTCCTACGCGAACGGCCAGCCCTACCGCGCCAGCTACGGCAAGCCCAACCGCATCTTCACCTGCGACGACGACTTCGGCAAGCGCTGCGTCGCGCAGTGCCCGGACCTCTGCCCCAAGTCCTGTTTCATGTCCTGCAGCTACTGCGAGACCACCTGCA GGTGTGTATACTTCCCTGGGACATCGTGCGGCGACCCTAGTTTCACCGGCGGTGACGGAAACACATTCTACTTCCACGGCAGGAAGGACCGGGACTTCTGCATAGTCTCCGATGCCGACCTCCACGTCAATGCCCACTTCATCGGTAACCACAACCCCGTCAATAAACGTAACTTCACGTGGATTCAGGCACTTGGCGTCAGCTTCGGCAACCACCGCCTCTACGTCGGTGCTCGTGGGGCTGTCttgtgggaggaggaggaggaccacATCGAGATCAACTTCGACGGCGAGCCTATCACCATTGACACCGCCAACAATGCCAAATGGGTGGCCAAGGACTTGCCCCGTTTATCTGTGAAGCGCACCGACGCCGTCAACTCCGTCGATGTGGAGCTCGCGGGCGTGTTCAGAATCTCGGCCAGTGCAGTGCCGATAACCGATGAGGACTCTCGGATCCACAAGTACGGCAAGACCGAAAAGGATAGCCTCGTGCACCTAGACCTCCGTTTCAAGTTCTTTACCCTCACCGATGTTGTGGATGGCGTGCTCGGACAGACCTATCGGCCTGACTATATCAATAGGATGAATGTCACTGCCAATATGCCCATCATGGGGGGCGCACCAAAGTATCTCTCATCGGGGCTCTTCTCGACGGATTGTACGGTCTCCAAGTTCCACCGCAATGGTGCCACTGGTCGTGGCGTTGCCCTGTCATCGTAA
- the LOC100840044 gene encoding uncharacterized protein LOC100840044 yields the protein MLAMARPGGVAQEVLVVCFFVAVVLALGGVMGQEPPQSPTLWLPPPMPVQAYADGRPIVVDRSKPNRIFSGCNDDFGNPCVTQCSDACPQTCQFFSCSYCETTCRCLSRPGTACGDPSFTGGDGNTFYFHGRKDRDFCIVSDTDLHINAHFIGNHNPANKRTFTWIQALGLSFGEHRLYIGATGAVVWEEDEDHIEISFDGEPIDIDTANNARWVSKVLPTLSVTRIDNFNSINVELAGVFRISASAVPITDEESKIHKYGKTDKDSLVHLDLHFKFLSLTDSVGGVLGQTYRPDYINKMNVTAKMPIMGGAPKYLSSGLFSTDCAVSKFRRGGEANKIITSAS from the exons ATGCTAGCAATGGCGAGGCCCGGCGGCGTAGCTCAGGAGGTACTGGTGGTATGCTTCTTCGTTGCGGTGGTGCTAGCGCTGGGCGGCGTCATGGGTCAGGAGCCTCCCCAGTCCCCCACCCTGTGGCTCCCGCCTCCCATGCCCGTCCAAGCCTACGCCGACGGCCGGCCCATCGTCGTCGACCGCAGCAAGCCCAACCGCATCTTCAGCGGCTGCAACGACGACTTCGGAAACCCCTGCGTCACGCAGTGCTCCGACGCCTGCCCCCAAACATGCCAGTTCTTCTCCTGCAGCTACTGCGAGACCACCTGCA GGTGTCTGTCAAGGCCCGGAACAGCGTGTGGTGATCCTAGTTTCACCGGTGGCGACGGGAACACCTTTTACTTCCACGGCAGGAAGGACCGGGACTTCTGCATCGTCTCCGACACGGACCTTCATATCAACGCCCACTTCATCGGGAACCACAACCCTGCTAATAAGCGCACCTTCACGTGGATTCAAGCCCTAGGGCTCAGCTTCGGTGAACACCGCCTCTACATTGGCGCTACTGGGGCCGTTGTgtgggaggaggacgaggaccacATCGAGATCAGCTTCGATGGCGAGCCCATCGACATCGACACCGCCAACAATGCCAGATGGGTTTCCAAGGTCCTGCCTACTCTATCCGTGACACGCATTGACAACTTCAACTCCATCAATGTGGAGCTTGCCGGGGTGTTCAGAATCTCGGCCAGTGCAGTGCCAATCACGGATGAGGAATCTAAGATCCATAAGTACGGCAAGACCGACAAGGACAGCCTCGTGCACCTTGACCTGCACTTCAAGTTCCTTTCCCTCACCGACTCTGTAGGTGGTGTGCTCGGCCAGACCTATCGACCTGACTACATCAACAAAATGAATGTCACTGCCAAGATGCCCATCATGGGAGGTGCACCGAAATATCTCTCATCGGGACTCTTCTCGACAGACTGTGCTGTCTCTAAGTTCCGCCGTGGAGGTGAGGCCAATAAAATCATCACCTCGGCATCGTAA
- the LOC100828741 gene encoding transcription initiation factor IIB produces MSDTFCPDCKKHTEVAFDHSAGDTVCTECGLVLEAHSVDETSEWRTFANESNDNDPVRVGGPSNPLLTDGGLSTVIAKPNGAHGEFLSSSLGRWQNRGSNPDRSLILAFRTIANMADRLGLVATIKDRANEIYKKVEDLKSIRGRNQDAILAACLYIACRQEDRPRTVKEICSVANGATKKEIGRAKEFIVKQLEVEMGQSMEMGTIHAGDFLRRFCSTLGMNNTAVKAAQEAVQRSEELDIRRSPISIAAAVIYMITQLSEDKKPLKDISLATGVAEGTIRNSYKDLYPYASRLIPNTYAKEEDLKNLCTP; encoded by the exons ATGAGCGACACGTTCTGCCCGGACTGCAAGAAGCACACGGAGGTGGCGTTCGACCACTCGGCGGGGGACACGGTGTGCACCGAGTGCGGCCTCGTCCTGGAGGCGCACTCCGTGGACGAGACCTCCGAGTGGCGGACCTTCGCCAACGAGTCCAACGACAACGACCCCGTCCGTGTCGGCGGGCCCTCCAACCCGCTCCTCACCGACGGGGGCCTCTCCACCGTCATCGCCAAGCCCAACGGCGCGCACGGCGagttcctctcctcctccctcggcCGCTGGCAGAACCGTGGATCCAACCCCGACCGCTCCCTCATCCTCGCCTTCCGCACCATCGCTAACATGGCCGACAg GTTGGGTCTTGTGGCTACTATTAAG GACCGAGCCAATGAAATCTACAAGAAGGTGGAAGATCTCAAGTCTATCAGGGGCAGAAATCAAGATGCCATATTAGCTGCTTGTCTGTATATTGCTTGTAGGCAAGAAGATCGTCCTAGGACTGTAAAAG AAATATGTTCGGTTGCCAATGGAGCAACAAAGAAAGAGATTGGTCGAGCAAAAGAATTCATAGTGAAGCAATTGGAAGTTGAGATGGGTCAATCTATGGAGATGGGAACAATCCACGCCGGAGATTTCCTG AGGCGTTTCTGTTCAACTCTTGGGATGAACAATACAGCTGTTAAAGCAGCTCAGGAGGCAGTTCAGCGCTCAGAGGAGCTTGATATAAG GAGGAGTCCAATTTCAATTGCGGCTGCTGTCATTTATATGATAACCCAGCTCTCAGAGGACAAGAAACCACTTAAAG ATATTTCCTTGGCCACTGGTGTGGCAGAAGGCACCATCAGGAATTCATACAAGGATCTGTATCCCTACGCCTCGAGGCTCATCCCAAACACCTACGCCAAGGAGGAAGACCTGAAGAATCTCTGCACACCGTAG
- the LOC100828437 gene encoding putative ER lumen protein-retaining receptor C28H8.4, with amino-acid sequence MRGTKRPLGVVTSWVRRQPPKVKAFLAVVTGMAALVFIRFIVHDHDNLFVAAEAAHALGIAVLIYKLTKEKTCAGLSLKSQDLTALFLAVRLYCSFVMEYDIHTVLDTATLVATLFVIYMIRFKLRSTYMVDKDNFALYYVVVPCAALALLIHPSTSHNIANRFSWAFCVYLEAVSVLPQLRLMQNTKIVEPFTAHYVFALGVARFLSCAHWVLQVLDTRGRLLTALGYGLWPSMVLLSEIVQTFILADFCYYYVKSLVGGQLVLRLPSGVV; translated from the exons ATGAGGGGGACGAAGCGGCCGCTCGGCGTGGTGACGTCGTGggtgcggcggcagccgcccAAGGTGAAGGCCTTCCTCGCCGTAGTCACGGGCATGGCGGCGCTCGTCTTCATCCGGTTCATCGTCCACGACCACGACAAcctcttcgtcgccgccgaggccgcgcACGCGCTCGGCATCGCCGTACTCATCTACAAGCTCACCAAGGAGAAGACCTGCGCCG GACTATCCCTCAAGTCTCAGGATTTAACTGCATTATTTTTAGCCGTTAGACTATACTGCAGCTTTGTCATGGAGTATGACATTCATACCGTGTTGGATACTGCTACACTTGTGGCTACACTTTTTGTTATTTACATGATTCGGTTCAAATTGAGGTCAACTTATATGGTGGACAAGGACAATTTTGCATTGTACTATGTG GTGGTACCTTGTGCCGCGTTGGCGCTACTTATTCATCCTTCAACATCTCACAACATTGCAAACCGGTTCAGCTGGGCGTTCTGTGTTTACTTGGAAGCTGTTTCAGTTCTGCCACAACTGCGTTTGATGCAAAATACTAAG ATTGTGGAACCGTTCACAGCTCACTATGTGTTTGCACTGGGGGTTGCGAGGTTTCTTAGCTGTGCGCACTGGGTTCTTCAG GTTCTGGATACTCGTGGCCGTCTGTTAACTGCTCTGGGCTATGGTTTGTGGCCGTCTATGGTGCTCCTATCAGAAATCGTGCAGACATTCATCCTTGCAGATTTCTGCTACTACTATGTGAAGAG TCTGGTTGGTGGGCAACTGGTGCTACGGCTCCCCTCCGGGGTGGTGTGA